From the Phyllobacterium sp. T1293 genome, the window GTGAAGGGCGTGCCGAACCGCTTCGCCTATGGCGTTACCAAGGCTGCCGTTCTCGGCCTGACGAAATCCGTGGCTGCGGAATATATCACGCAGGGCATTCGCTGCAATGCGATATGCCCCGGCACGGTGGAAAGCCCGTCGCTGGAACAGCGCATGCGCGCCGGTGGCGACTATGAAGCGGCGCGCGCTGCTTTCATCTCCCGCCAACCCATGGGTCGTCTCGGCCTGCCCGAAGAAATTGCCGATCTCGCTGTCTATCTCGCCGGTGCAACCTACACCACGGGACAGGCATACAACATTGATGGCGGCTGGACCGTATAGGAGGCCGTGTAAATCCACCCTGACGGGCATCTGATGCGATTTTCTGCACTTCCGGTGCTCATGGACGAAAATGTCCACTGCGCGCCGGTTCTCGAAAACCACACCAGCTCCCGCGTCAGGATGAATTTTCAAGAGCCTCCAAATAAAAGAAGGAATAAATGATGAAGTATCTCCGTTACGGCGAAGCAGGGCAGGAAAAGCCCGGTGTGCTCGATGCCAAGGGGCAAATCCGCGATCTTTCCGGCAAGGTGAACGATCTTTCCGGTGCTGCACTTGATCCCGCTGCGCTGGCAAAACTTTCCGCTGCGGATGTGGAAAGCCTGCCTCTGGTCAGTGGCGATCCGCGCCTTGGCCCCTGCATTGCCGGGACTGGAAAGTTCATCTGTATCGGCCTGAATTATGCTGATCACGCGGCGGAATCCGGTATGGCGGTGCCGCCGGAACCCGTCATTTTCATGAAGGCAACATCGGCCATTGTCGGCCCGAATGATGATCTTGTTATTCCGCGCGGTTCGCAGAAGACCGACTGGGAAGTCGAGCTTGGCATCGTCATTGGCCGGACGGCAAAATATGTCAGCGAGGCCGAAGCACTGGATTATGTCGCGGGCTACTGCACCGTGCATGATGTCAGCGAGCGCGCCTTCCAGATTGAACGTGCGGGCCAGTGGACCAAGGGCAAATCCTGCGACACGTTCGGTCCGACCGGCCCATGGCTGGTGACAAAGGATGAAATCACCGATCCGCAGAATCTCGGCGTGTGGCTGAAGGTCAATGGCGAGACAATGCAGAACGGCTCTACCAAGACCATGGTCTATGGTGCTGCATTCCTCGTCTCCTATCTCAGCCAGTTCATGTCGCTGCATCCCGGTGACATCATCTCGACGGGAACACCGCCCGGCGTTGGCATGGGCATGAAGCCACCGCGCTACCTCAAAGCCGGTGATGTGATCGAGCTTGGCATTGATGGTCTTGGCACCCAGAAACAGGTGGCTCGCGCCGACGTTTAGTTCAGCGCTGATCCCGCAACATTATTCAAGAGGCATATTGTGACCCGCATCACCGATCTTCGCGTCTTCGACGTCCGCTTTCCCACCTCGCAGAGTCTGGATGGATCGGATGCCATGAACCCGGACCCGGATTATTCCGCCGCCTATGTTATCCTCGATACGGATAACAAGGCGCTCTCCGGCCATGGCCTGACTTTCACCATTGGTCGCGGCAATGAAATCTGCTGCCTCGCGATTGAAGCGATGAAGCATCTTGTTGTCGGGCTTGAACTGGACTGGGTGAAGGAAAATCCGGGCCGTTTCTGGCATTTCATCACTGGCGACAGCCAGTTGCGCTGGATCGGGCCGGATAAGGGCGCGATGCATCTGGCAACCGGTGCCGTGGTCAATGCGGTATGGGATCTTTTGGCGAAAGAAGCGGGCAAGCCAGTCTGGCAGCTGGTTGGCGAAATGACGCCTGAGGAGATCGTCAATATTGTCGACTTCCGCTACCTGACTGATGTGCTGACACGCGAGGAAGCACTGGACATTCTGCGCAAGGCTGAGACCGGCAAGCGGGAGCGGATAGCGACGCTGAAGGCGGAGGGCTATCCCTGTTATACGACTTCGGCGGGCTGGCTGGGTTATTCCGACGAAAAGCTGCGCCGTCTTTGTCAGGAGGCTGTTGATTCAGGCTTCAACCACATCAAGATGAAAGTTGGCCGCGATCTTGAGGACGATATCCGCCGTCTGACCATTGCGCGCGAGGTGATCGGGCCGGATCGTATCCTGATGATCGATGCCAATCAGGTATGGGAAGTCAACGAGGCCATCGATTGGGTGAAGAAGCTCGCCTTCGTCAAGCCGTTCTTCATCGAGGAACCGACCAGCCCCGATGATGTGGCTGGGCATCGCAAGATCCGGCAGGCGATCAAGCCTGTGAAGGTTGCCACGGGTGAGATGTGCCAGAACCGCATCATGTTCAAGCAGTTCATTGCCGAAGGCGCAATCGATGTGGTGCAGATCGATTCGTGCCGCATGGGCGGACTGAATGAAGTGCTTGCCGTGCTGCTGATCGCGGCGAAGTACGAGCTGCCCGTCTGGCCGCATGCGGGCGGCGTGGGTCTGTGTGAATACGTGCAGCATCTGTCGATGATCGACTATATCGCCGTATCGGGCACGAAAGAGGGCCGGGTGATCGAATATGTCGACCATCTGCATGAGCATTTCATCGATCCCTGCAACATTCAGGACGCGGCCTATATGCCGCCATCCCTGCCGGGTTTCTCGATTGAAATGAAACAGGCTTCGATCGAGGAATATCTTTACCGGCCATAGGCGGGCTTCATCTGCCTGACAAAGAGCTGTCCTATGGCGGAGGGATCATTTGCGTGCCAGTGAGTCCCATTGGCATGTGACACTCTCATTTACTCGTCACGGGGTTTCCATGCTCGACCTGATCAAGCCTTCACTTGCCCGCTTTGCCGCCAGCCTTCACCCGGAGCCGCCCGTTCATCTTGGCAGACGCTATAACACCAAGGGCGAGTTTCAGCTTGAACCGGGCAATACGGTGGTCTGCCATCTGGTAAAAGGTTCTGAGTCTGAGGCGGCTGTTATTGCGGTGCGCGAGCGGATGCTGGCTATGCCCGATGCCGGGCAATTGGCATTCACACCCATCTCCAGCCTGCACATGACCCTGTTTCAGGGTATCATCGAATATCGCCGCCGGGCATCCTTTTGGCCAGATGATGTTGCGCTTGAGACCAGTATTGATGATATGACCCAGCTTTATGTGGATCGTCTGCAGGATTTTGAAGGGTGTGGGCCATTTAATGTCAAAGTGATCGATGTCACACCTGCGGGACTTACGGTTGCCGGTGCGAGCGAATATGACGAGCGAATCCTGCGGGCCTGGCGCGACGCATTGGCCGTTCCGTTCGGGTATTGGCATCCTGATCACGACACCTATGTTTTCCATATTACACTGGCCTATGTGATCGAACGTTTTCCCGATGAACGGCTTGGCGCATGGCAGGCGCTTCTCGATGATTGCCTTGCTACCATTCAACGCGATGCGCCCATTATTGCGCTTAATCCCCCGGCTTTTTGCAGTTTCGTCGATATGAACCACTTTGAAGAGCTTGTTGTTCTCGGCTGAATTAGGGGCACCTGCTGGCCATTCTGCGACATAGTGTACAGTGTCGTCTTACGTAAATGGGATGTCGTTTCCGCACCTATTCTTTTTTTATGCCGAATGCTTTTATCGGGGCACTTGAGGTGCCGCTTTTTTCTAGGGAAGCGGAGAATTGGGAAGCCGGTCGGAAACCCGGCGCTGCCCCCGCAACGGTAGTGGAGTGAAACACGGCATAACAGCCACTGGGCCACAACCCGGGAAGGCGTCGTGACAGCCGAGATGGCAACTCCAGAGCCCGGAAACCAGCCTCGGGACTGAAACCGACTGATCGCGGTGGGCGATCAAGGAGCATGATTTTATGCGGGCATCGGCTTGTGCTGACCGTGTAGGCGTTCTTCCTCCGTCACCACCAGTCAGTTCTTTCGCAACATTGAGGCGAGGACACGACATGGATATGCGCAACGAACTGCTCCGGAACCTGAAAAACCGGAAACCCGGCTACGGCCTCGAACAGGCCTTCTATTCCGATCCGGACTATTACCGTCTGGATATGGAAAATATTTTTTATCGTGACTGGCTGTTCATCGGCCATGATTGCGAAGTCACCAAGCCCGGCAATTTCTTCACCGTGCAGGTGGGTGACTATCCTGTGGTCATCGTGCGTGACCGTCAGGGCCAGATTCGTGCTTTCCACAATTCCTGCCGCCATCGCGGTTCGCGCGTCTGTGCGGCTGAGCGCGGCACATCGGCGAAGCTCGTCTGCCCCTATCACCAGTGGACCTATGAGCTTGACGGCCGCCTGCTTTTCGCGCGCCAGATGGGCGATGATTTCGACCCCAGCCAGCACAGCCTCAAGCCTGTGCATTGCGAAAGCGTTGGTGGTTACATCTTCATCTGTCTTGCGCAGAACCCGACTGATTTCAGCGCAACCCGCGCACTGATCGAGCCTTACCTTGCACCGCATAAGCTCACCGACACAAAGGTTGCCTATCAGAGCACCATTGTGGAGAAGGGCAACTG encodes:
- a CDS encoding fumarylacetoacetate hydrolase family protein, whose amino-acid sequence is MKYLRYGEAGQEKPGVLDAKGQIRDLSGKVNDLSGAALDPAALAKLSAADVESLPLVSGDPRLGPCIAGTGKFICIGLNYADHAAESGMAVPPEPVIFMKATSAIVGPNDDLVIPRGSQKTDWEVELGIVIGRTAKYVSEAEALDYVAGYCTVHDVSERAFQIERAGQWTKGKSCDTFGPTGPWLVTKDEITDPQNLGVWLKVNGETMQNGSTKTMVYGAAFLVSYLSQFMSLHPGDIISTGTPPGVGMGMKPPRYLKAGDVIELGIDGLGTQKQVARADV
- a CDS encoding DUF1868 domain-containing protein; translated protein: MLDLIKPSLARFAASLHPEPPVHLGRRYNTKGEFQLEPGNTVVCHLVKGSESEAAVIAVRERMLAMPDAGQLAFTPISSLHMTLFQGIIEYRRRASFWPDDVALETSIDDMTQLYVDRLQDFEGCGPFNVKVIDVTPAGLTVAGASEYDERILRAWRDALAVPFGYWHPDHDTYVFHITLAYVIERFPDERLGAWQALLDDCLATIQRDAPIIALNPPAFCSFVDMNHFEELVVLG
- a CDS encoding L-fuconate dehydratase, translating into MTRITDLRVFDVRFPTSQSLDGSDAMNPDPDYSAAYVILDTDNKALSGHGLTFTIGRGNEICCLAIEAMKHLVVGLELDWVKENPGRFWHFITGDSQLRWIGPDKGAMHLATGAVVNAVWDLLAKEAGKPVWQLVGEMTPEEIVNIVDFRYLTDVLTREEALDILRKAETGKRERIATLKAEGYPCYTTSAGWLGYSDEKLRRLCQEAVDSGFNHIKMKVGRDLEDDIRRLTIAREVIGPDRILMIDANQVWEVNEAIDWVKKLAFVKPFFIEEPTSPDDVAGHRKIRQAIKPVKVATGEMCQNRIMFKQFIAEGAIDVVQIDSCRMGGLNEVLAVLLIAAKYELPVWPHAGGVGLCEYVQHLSMIDYIAVSGTKEGRVIEYVDHLHEHFIDPCNIQDAAYMPPSLPGFSIEMKQASIEEYLYRP